A genomic segment from Diospyros lotus cultivar Yz01 chromosome 5, ASM1463336v1, whole genome shotgun sequence encodes:
- the LOC127802769 gene encoding cyclase-associated protein 1-like, with product MEEKLIGRLESAVARLEALSAGLRPGVAADGGGDVAVLDPSIVAFDDLMAQYVARVSAAAEKIGGQVLDVTKVIAEAFSTQKELLIKVKQTQKPDMAGLAEFLKPLNEVIMKANVMTEGRRSDFFNHLKTAADSLTALAWIAYTGKDCGMSMPIAHVEESWQMAEFYNNKILVQYRNKDPNHVEWAKSLKELYLPGLRDFVKSHYPLGPVWSATGKTTVSTPSKAPVPSVPAPPPPPALLFSSEPPKASSSQPKEGMAAVFQEINAGKSVAAGLRKVTNDMKTKNRTDRTGIVGASEKGSRVSSSSFSKAGPPKLELQMGRKWIVENQIGRKNLVIDDCDAKQSVYVYGCKDSVLQIQGKVNNITVDKCTKMGIVFTDVVAACEIVNCNGVEVQCQGSAPTISVDNTAGCQLYLSKDSLAASITTAKSSEINVLLPGTEPDGDWVEHALPQQFIHAYKDGQFVTTPVSHSGG from the exons ATGGAGGAGAAGCTGATAGGAAGGTTGGAATCGGCGGTGGCGCGGCTCGAGGCGTTGTCCGCCGGGCTTCGTCCCGGAGTTGCGGCCGATGGCGGCGGAGATGTGGCGGTGCTGGATCCGTCCATCGTCGCCTTCGACGATCTGATGGCGCAGTACGTTGCTAGGGTTTCGGCTGCTGCGGAGAAGATTGGGGGACAGGTGCTGGATGTGACCAAGGTTATCGCTGAGGCGTTCTCTACTCAGAAAGAGCTTCTTATTAAGGTCAAGCAGACTCAG AAACCTGACATGGCAGGGTTGGCTGAATTTCTCAAGCCCCTAAATGAAGTAATCATGAAAGCAAATGTAATGACAGAAGGAAGGCGATCTGATTTCTTTAACCACTTGAAAACTGCTGCTGACAGTCTCACAGCTCTAGCTTGGATTGCATATACTGGCAAAGATTGTG GCATGAGCATGCCTATTGCACATGTGGAAGAAAGTTGGCAAATGGCTGAATTCTACAACAACAAG ATTCTTGTACAGTACAGGAACAAAGACCCGAATCATGTGGAGTGGGCGAAATCTCTTAAGGAGCTCTATTTACCAGGTTTAAGGGATTTTGTGAAGAGTCATTATCCTTTGGGTCCAGTTTGGAGTGCCACTGGAAAAACAACAGTTTCTACTCCATCAAAAGCTCCTGTGCCTAGTGTGcctgctcctcctcctccaccaGCATTGCTTTTTAGTTCAGAACCTCCTAAGGCTTCATCATCACAACCAAAGGAAGGAATGGCTGCTGTTTTCCAAGAAATTAATGCAGGGAAGTCAGTTGCAGCTG GTTTAAGAAAGGTTACGAATGACATGAAAACCAAGAACCGTACGGACAGGACTGGCATCGTTGGTGCTAGTGAAAAAGGAAGTCGTGTTAGTTCATCATCCTTCTCTAAAGCAGGACCTCCTAAGCTAGAGCTTCAAATGGGTCGGAA GTGGATAGTGGAGAATCaaattgggagaaaaaattTAGTCATTGATGATTGCGATGCAAAGCAATCAGTATATGTTTATGGATGCAAAGATTCCGTTCTACAGATCCAAG GTAAAGTTAACAACATTACAGTGGATAAATGCACGAAGATGGGGATTGTATTCACG GATGTTGTTGCTGCTTGTGAGATTGTAAATTGCAATGGTGTTGAGGTTCAATGCCAG GGTTCAGCTCCAACGATTTCAGTGGATAATACAGCAGGTTGCCAATTATATCTAAGCAAAGATTCTTTGGCAGCTTCTATAACAACAGCAAAATCCAGTGAAATCAATGTGCTGCTGCCTGGCACCGAGCCAGATGGGGATTGG GTGGAACATGCATTACCGCAGCAGTTTATTCACGCATACAAAGATGGTCAGTTTGTAACAACACCAGTCTCCCATTCTGGAGGATAA
- the LOC127802236 gene encoding proline-rich receptor-like protein kinase PERK7, translating to MVISGSFVGERTGFSGEIWRRYLPVKMMVLSRKDSTDSPPPPPPPPPPPPPPPPPPPPPPPPPPPPPNDHVHHRPHHAHSSNNGSLSSDKIIKGAAAAGAALFLIFMIGCLVASFRRKKRKSHDQMAYYRDNSTGKNSSLYTGNQANWNTANSHEFAIKIPPAPSSNISSAEQWTALPPPPPPPMMYSSELSSAGFSGPRQAPLPPPHPSVALGFSQTTFTHEELSAATGGFSNSNLLGQGGFGIVHKGVLPNGKEIAVKCLKSEGRQGDREFQSEVEIISRVHHRHLVSLVGCCVADSQRMLVYEFVPNNSLEYHLHGKGRLVMDFPTRMKIALGAAKGFAYLHEDCHPRIIHRDIKGANILLENNFEAKVADFGLAKLSNDDYTHVSTRVMGTFGYLAPEYASSGKLTEKSDVFSYGIVLLELITGRRPVYVSSEDDGLVDWARPILARATELHGSYEELVDPRLENNYDPQEMLRMVACAAACIRHSAKRRPKMSQIVRALEGDVSLDDLDEGIKHVHSHSSLFGSGSSDHEGGSSTSYNKDMKGFRKQRGLNSSQEYSSSSSEHGASTGEFAARPSRSGESPDIGLNVNLGAGH from the exons ATGGTGATTAGTGGCTCCTTTGTTGGGGAACGGACGGGTTTTTCCGGCGAGATTTGGCGCAGATACTTGCCGGTAAAGATGATGGTTCTGTCGCGGAAAGATAGCACGGATTCTCCGCCGCCGCCTCCTCCgcctccacctccacctccaccgCCTCCTCCACCCCCGCCTCCGCCACCTCCGCCGCCTCCTCCTCCGCCGAATGATCACGTTCATCACCGGCCGCATCACGCCCATTCCTCAAACAACGGCTCGTTAAGCAGTGACAAAATCATTAAAGGCGCCGCGGCGGCGGGAGCGGCGCTGTTTCTGATTTTCATGATAGGCTGTTTGGTGGCCAGCTtcagaaggaagaagagaaagtcGCATGATCAGATGGCATATTACAGGGACAATTCTACTGGAAAGA ATAGCAGCCTTTACACTGGAAATCAAGCAAATTGGAACACTGCCAATAGCCACGAATTCGCCATTAAGATCCCGCCCGCGCCTAGTTCGAACATCAGCTCGGCGGAGCAGTGGACGGCCCTCCCTCCTCCACCGCCGCCGCCAATGATGTACAGCAGCGAGCTGAGCTCCGCCGGGTTCTCCGGCCCACGCCAGGCGCCGCTGCCACCGCCGCATCCGTCGGTGGCTCTAGGGTTCAGCCAAACCACATTCACCCACGAGGAGCTATCGGCGGCCACTGGCGGCTTCTCCAACTCCAACCTACTGGGGCAAGGCGGCTTCGGGATCGTGCACAAAGGGGTGCTTCCGAACGGGAAGGAGATAGCGGTGAAGTGCCTGAAATCAGAGGGCCGCCAAGGGGATAGAGAATTCCAGTCGGAGGTGGAAATCATTAGCCGCGTCCACCACCGCCACCTGGTGTCGCTCGTTGGCTGTTGCGTTGCGGATTCTCAAAGGATGTTGGTTTATGAATTTGTTCCCAATAACTCTCTTGAATATcaccttcatg GAAAGGGTCGGCTAGTGATGGACTTTCCAACCAGGATGAAGATTGCTCTGGGAGCGGCCAAAGGGTTTGCTTATCTTCATGAAGATT GCCACCCTCGGATCATCCACCGAGACATCAAGGGTGCCAATATTCTCCTTGAGAACAACTTCGAAGCTAAG GTGGCTGATTTCGGGTTGGCGAAGCTTTCCAACGACGATTACACCCATGTCTCAACGCGTGTTATGGGAACAtttgg GTACCTGGCGCCTGAGTACGCATCGAGCGGGAAGCTAACAGAGAAATCTGATGTTTTTTCGTACGGCATTGTGCTCTTGGAGCTGATAACTGGGCGACGCCCCGTATACGTGAGCAGCGAAGATGATGGCTTAGTAGACTGG GCTAGGCCGATTCTAGCGCGAGCAACGGAACTACATGGGAGCTACGAAGAACTGGTAGATCCGCGCTTGGAGAACAACTACGATCCCCAAGAGATGCTGCGCATGGTGGCCTGTGCTGCTGCCTGCATTCGGCATTCCGCTAAACGACGCCCCAAGATGAGCCAG ATTGTGCGGGCGCTGGAAGGCGACGTGTCGCTGGACGACTTGGACGAGGGAATAAAGCACGTGCACAGCCACAGCTCGCTCTTCGGCTCGGGCAGCTCCGACCACGAGGGCGGCTCGTCGACGTCGTACAACAAAGATATGAAGGGATTCAGGAAGCAGCGGGGTCTCAACTCAAGCCAGGAAtatagcagcagcagcagcgagCACGGCGCCAGCACCGGCGAGTTCGCCGCCCGCCCTTCCCGTTCCGGCGAGTCACCGGATATCGGGCTGAACGTAAACCTCGGCGCCGGACACTGA
- the LOC127801726 gene encoding coatomer subunit gamma-2 has protein sequence MAQPLVKKDDDRDEEAEYSPFLGIEKGAVLQEARVFNDPQLDARRCSQVITKLLYLLNQGETFTKIEATEVFFAVTKLFQSKDIGLRRMVYLMIKELSPSADEVIIVTSSLMKDMNSKTDMYRANAIRVLCRITDGTLLTQIERYLKQAIVDKNPVVASAALVSGIHLLQTNPEIVKRWSNEVQEAVQSRAALVQFHALALLQQIRQNDRLAVSKLVTSLTRGTVRSPLAQCLLIRYTSQVIRESSMNNQTGDRPFYDYLEGCLRHKAEMVIFEAARAITELSGVTSRELTPAITVLQLFLSSSKPVLRFAAVRTLNKVAMTHPMAVTNCNIDMESLISDQNRSIATLAITTLLKTGNESSVDRLMKQITNFMSDIADEFKIVVVEAIRSLCLKFPLKYRSLMNFLSNILREEGGFEYKKAIVDSIVILIRDIPDAKESGLLHLCEFIEDCEFTYLSTQILHFLGIEGPKTSEPSKYIRYIYNRVILENATVRASAVSTLAKFGAMVDSLKPRIFVLLRRCLFDSDDEVRDRATLYLNMLCGDGAIVETDKGVKDFLFGSLDVPLVNLETSLKNYVQEPSEEPFDINSVPREVKSQPLVEKKAPGKKPTGLGAGPSGPTSTVDTYEKLLSSIPEFSSFGRLIKSSAPVELTEAETEYAVNVVKHIFEQHVVFQYNCTNTIPEQLLENVTVIVDASEAEEFDEVASKPLRSLPYDSPGQTFVAFEKPGGVPAVGKFSNMLKFIVKEVDPTTGEAEEDGVEDEYQLEDLEVVAADYMLKIGVSNFRNAWESLGPDCERVDEYGLGPRESLSEAVSAVINLLGMQPCEGTEVVPSNSRSHACLLSGVFMGNGKVLVRLSFGIDGQKEVAMKLAVRSEDESVSDAIHEIVASG, from the exons ATGGCTCAGCCTCTCGTGAAGAAGGATGACGATCGAGACGAGGAAG CGGAGTACTCTCCGTTTCTTGGGATTGAGAAGGGTGCAGTCCTTCAAGAAGCTAGGGTTTTCAACGACCCTCAGCTTGATGCAAGGCGATGTTCGCAG GTCATTACAAAGCTCCTTTATCTTCTAAATCAGGGAGAAACATTTACAAAG ATTGAAGCTACGGAGGTATTTTTTGCTGTCACAAAGCTTTTCCAGTCCAAAGATATTGGATTAAGAAGAATGGTATATCTGATGATAAAGGAGCTCTCTCCATCTGCTGATGAG GTTATCATTGTCACAAGCTCACTCATGAAGGACATGAATAGCAAGACTGATATGTATAGAGCAAATGCTATTCGGGTCCTTTGTCGGATCACGGATGGAACTCTTCTGACGCAAATTGAGAGATATTTGAAACAAGCCATTGTCGATAAAAATCCTGTGGTTGCCAGTGCAGCCCTCGTTAGTGGTATCCATTTACTCCAG ACAAATCCAGAGATTGTGAAAAGGTGGAGTAATGAGGTACAAGAAGCTGTTCAATCCAGGGCAGCACTTGTGCAGTTCCATGCCCTTGCTCTGCTCCAGCAG ATCCGGCAAAATGATCGATTAGCTGTTAGCAAGCTAGTTACCAGCTTAACTAGAGGGACTGTTCGTTCACCTTTGGCTCAGTGCCTCTTAATTCGTTATACTAGTCAG GTTATCAGAGAGTCTAGCATGAACAACCAAACTGGGGACCGCCCATTTTATGACTATCTTGAAGGTTGTCTTCGCCACAAAGCAGAGATGGTTATTTTTGAAGCAGCTAGGGCAATTACAGAATTAAGTGGTGTGACAAGTAGAGAGCTGACACCAGCAATTACTGTTCTGCAGCTCTTCTTAAGTTCTTCCAAGCCAGTGCTTCGCTTTGCTGCAGTCCGCACTTTGAACAAG GTGGCAATGACCCATCCAATGGCTGTAACAAACTGCAATATAGACATGGAGAGCTTAATTTCAGATCAAAACAGAAGCATAGCCACTCTAGCAATAACCACACTGCTGAAAACTGGCAATGAGTCCAGTGTAGACCGGTTGATGAagcaaataacaaattttatgtCAGACATTGCTGATGAATTTAAGATAGTTGTGGTGGAAGCCATTAGGTCTTTATGTTTGAAGTTCCCACTCAAATACAGATCTTT gATGAATTTCTTGAGCAATATTTTGAGGGAAGAAGGTGGTTTTGAGTACAAGAAAGCAATTGTCGATTCAATTGTTATTCTTATAAGAGACATCCCAGATGCAAAAGAAAGTGGGTTGCTTCACCTGTGTGAATTTATTGAGGATTGTGAATTCACCTATCTTTCTACACAG ATACTCCATTTCCTTGGTATTGAGGGGCCAAAAACATCCGAACCCAGCAAATACATACGGTACATTTACAATCGAGTAATACTTGAGAATGCCACTGTTCGGGCTAGTGCTGTCAGCACATTAGCGAAGTTTGGTGCTATGGTTGATTCTTTGAAA CCGCgtatatttgttttgttgagACGCTGTCTCTTTGACAGTGATGATGAG GTTCGTGATAGGGCCACTTTGTATCTGAATATGCTTTGTGGGGATGGTGCCATTGTTGAAACTGATAAAGGTGTGAAGGACTTCCTCTTTGGGTCACTTGATGTGCCATTGGTCAACCTGGAGACAAGTTTGAAGAACTAT GTTCAAGAACCTTCAGAAGAGCCATTTGATATCAATTCTGTACCTAGGGAAGTCAAATCTCAGCCACTTGTGGAGAAGAAGGCCCCTGGTAAAAAGCCAACTGGCTTAGGTGCTGGTCCTTCTGGCCCTACATCCACTGTTGATACTTATGAGAAATTGCTGTCCTCTATCCCAGAGTTCTCAAGCTTTGGGAGGCTTATCAAG TCCTCGGCACCTGTGGAGCTTACAGAGGCTGAAACAGAATACGCAGTTAATGTTGTTAAGCACATTTTTGAACAGCATGTTGTGTTCCAGTACAACTGCACAAATACAATTCCTGAGCAATTGCTTGAAAAT GTCACTGTTATTGTGGATGCTTCTGAAGCTGAGGAGTTCGATGAAGTTGCATCAAAGCCCTTAAGGTCTCTTCCATATGATTCACCGGGACAAACTTTTGTGGCATTTGAGAAACCAGGAGGAGTCCCTGCAGTTGGAAAGTTCTCAAACATGTTGAAGTTTATTGTGAAAGAG GTTGATCCAACAACTGGTGAGGCTGAGGAAGATGGTGTGGAAGATGAGTACCAACTGGAGGACCTTGAGGTTGTTGCAGCGGATTATATGTTAAAAATTGGGGTCTCTAATTTCAGGAATGCTTGGGAAAGCTTGGGTCCAGATTGCGAGCGGGTAGATGAATATGGTCTTGGACCAAGGGAAAGCTTATCAGAAGCTGTAAGTGCGGTCATCAATCTTCTTGGCATGCAGCCCTGCGAG GGAACAGAGGTTGTCCCAAGTAACTCAAGATCACATGCATGCTTACTATCTGGTGTGTTCATGGGCAACGGAAAGGTGCTTGTTCGGTTGTCTTTTGGAATAGACGGGCAAAAGGAAGTTGCGATGAAACTTGCTGTCAGATCTGAGGATGAATCCGTGAGCGATGCCATTCACGAAATTGTGGCAAGCGGATAG
- the LOC127801728 gene encoding uncharacterized protein LOC127801728 encodes MATSLSFGSLPSSSSSSSLMLITCLGSVIAFGSVFIFVRGIFNPQHDDGDGGNTVALERLGLNIGLGINRFRLDLNLLFVMRPQERIFDLHVRIGGGYPPEIAGLLLLLFLRSQAAPILMPLLEDIECAAVWFLTAMRRPRLALLIL; translated from the coding sequence ATGGCTACGTCTCTGTCCTTTGGATCGCTaccgtcttcttcttcctcctcctctctgATGCTCATCACCTGCTTGGGCTCCGTGATCGCCTTCGGATCCGTCTTCATCTTCGTCCGCGGAATATTCAATCCCCAACACGACGACGGCGACGGCGGCAACACCGTCGCACTGGAGAGGCTTGGCCTCAATATTGGCCTCGGAATCAACCGGTTCAGGCTTGATCTGAACCTGCTGTTCGTGATGCGTCCGCAGGAAAGGATTTTCGATCTCCACGTCCGGATCGGAGGCGGTTATCCGCCGGAGATCGCcggcctcctcctcctcctctttctccGGTCGCAGGCGGCGCCGATTCTGATGCCGCTGCTGGAGGACATCGAGTGCGCCGCCGTTTGGTTCCTTACGGCCATGCGGAGGCCTCGATTGGCCTTGCTAATCTTGTGA
- the LOC127801727 gene encoding transcription termination factor MTEF1, chloroplastic, with protein MILISRQTRNASFPTLCSAKNPDSQPRRLRFPTSHRENLRYLKVIGVVAPATKTQSPESLTQILYTVNFFKSKAFSDHDFPRLAFVCPQLFSPTFCTSDLQPVFDFLTLDLAASVEQSRGLVLRFPRILFSDVQHCLRPTLVYLSELGLENLQVPTNLNAHLLNTRVHKLEEKIRFLRGVGFSDEESAMICARMPAIFGYSVEHNLRPKFGYLVREMRRGVEELLEFPQYFGFSLEKKIVPRHLHLQERGVRIPLRKMLLWSDQRFYAKWK; from the coding sequence ATGATCTTAATTTCCCGCCAAACCAGGAATGCTTCTTTCCCTACGCTCTGCTCAGCCAAAAATCCTGATTCCCAGCCCCGCCGTCTTAGGTTCCCCACCTCCCACCGTGAGAACCTCCGCTACCTGAAAGTCATCGGCGTCGTCGCCCCGGCAACCAAAACCCAGTCCCCTGAGAGCCTGACCCAAATCCTCTACACCGTCAACTTCTTCAAATCCAAGGCCTTTTCAGATCACGACTTCCCCAGACTGGCCTTCGTTTGCCCGCAACTCTTCTCCCCTACCTTCTGCACCTCCGACTTACAACCGGTCTTTGATTTCCTAACCCTTGATTTGGCTGCCTCTGTTGAACAATCACGTGGGCTGGTTCTCAGATTCCCCAGAATCCTGTTTTCCGACGTCCAGCATTGCTTAAGGCCAACCCTTGTTTACCTTAGCGAACTAGGGCTGGAAAATCTACAGGTCCCTACTAATCTAAATGCCCATCTTTTGAACACTAGGGTTCACAAGCTCGAAGAGAAGATTAGGTTTCTCAGAGGTGTCGGGTTTTCGGACGAGGAATCAGCTATGATATGTGCGAGGATGCCGGCGATATTTGGTTACAGCGTGGAGCATAACTTGAGGCCCAAGTTCGGGTATTTGGTGAGGGAGATGAGGAGGGGCGTGGAAGAATTACTGGAGTTTCCTCAGTACTTTGGGTTCAGTTTGGAGAAGAAGATAGTGCCCAGGCATTTGCATTTGCAAGAGAGGGGCGTCCGGATTCCCTTGAGGAAAATGCTCTTGTGGAGCGATCAAAGATTTTACGCCAAATGGAAGTAA